In the Desulfatiglans anilini DSM 4660 genome, one interval contains:
- a CDS encoding DUF4340 domain-containing protein, translating into MKAKQAIILVLILAVLAGATALTLRLKQPSGEGLLGRTLLEDLPWQDIAAVSIRGLEGSVGLAERDGRWVVLEREGYPADFSRIAALVKDVREAKIGRVFEPDQETLGRLGLKDPEDHAVQAAEAATLLTLMNAEGERLVEMALGTDKPSNQGAAAGRYVRLNRLPGVYRVDRSLAVSCRPADWLDKLILKVAPADISEIVCREAGVGRVRYRLKRNAPEQSLTLENLPERYVLDPEKLRRLSDAVSSLQMLDLEGPRRSEGSDGGSFPVVIAYRLFNGVVYRIYPGAACVDEKGCPLRVAVAWEPQEKDAPDDEAAASAAETASEGDAPGEDPSARAAAEAARLEERTFLVPEWQHQHFVLQVEDLLVALDEEPDYGHGQGPGRR; encoded by the coding sequence CGAAACAGGCGATCATTCTGGTGCTGATCCTGGCTGTGCTGGCAGGGGCGACGGCGCTGACCCTGCGGTTGAAGCAGCCGTCCGGAGAGGGCCTCCTTGGCCGTACGCTGCTTGAGGATCTGCCCTGGCAGGATATCGCCGCCGTTTCGATTCGCGGGTTGGAAGGCTCAGTGGGCCTCGCGGAGCGGGACGGCCGCTGGGTGGTGTTGGAGCGGGAGGGTTACCCGGCCGATTTTTCACGCATTGCCGCCCTCGTGAAGGATGTCCGTGAGGCGAAGATCGGGCGGGTTTTCGAGCCCGATCAGGAGACCCTGGGGCGGTTGGGTCTGAAAGATCCGGAGGACCACGCGGTCCAGGCGGCGGAGGCGGCAACCCTGCTGACGCTGATGAACGCCGAGGGGGAAAGACTGGTGGAAATGGCTTTGGGCACGGACAAGCCTTCCAATCAGGGTGCCGCTGCCGGCCGGTATGTCAGGTTGAACCGGCTGCCGGGCGTTTACCGGGTGGATCGTTCCCTTGCCGTGAGCTGCCGGCCTGCCGATTGGCTGGATAAGCTGATTCTGAAAGTCGCGCCCGCCGACATCTCCGAAATCGTCTGCCGAGAGGCCGGCGTTGGCCGGGTCCGTTACCGTCTGAAACGGAATGCGCCGGAGCAATCTCTTACCCTGGAAAATCTTCCCGAACGTTACGTTTTGGACCCGGAGAAGCTGCGGCGTTTGAGCGACGCGGTTTCTTCCCTGCAGATGCTCGACCTCGAGGGCCCCCGCAGGAGCGAGGGATCCGATGGGGGCAGCTTCCCCGTGGTAATAGCCTACCGGCTGTTCAACGGGGTGGTGTATCGGATTTACCCGGGCGCCGCGTGTGTGGATGAGAAGGGCTGCCCTTTGCGGGTGGCGGTTGCCTGGGAGCCGCAGGAAAAGGATGCGCCGGACGACGAAGCCGCTGCGTCCGCAGCTGAAACCGCGTCCGAAGGGGACGCTCCGGGGGAGGACCCTTCCGCCAGGGCTGCCGCCGAGGCTGCCAGGCTGGAGGAGAGGACGTTTCTTGTACCGGAATGGCAGCATCAACATTTTGTCTTGCAGGTGGAAGATCTGCTGGTAGCTCTCGATGAAGAGCCGGACTACGGACATGGACAAGGTCCTGGCCGAAGATAA
- the larE gene encoding ATP-dependent sacrificial sulfur transferase LarE, protein MKSRTTDMDKVLAEDKFSALLDALKRLDSLVVAFSGGVDSTLLLAGGKAALGKDRVLAVTAASAIRSSGETSYAVEMAGHLGVRQRVFDPREMDLKAFMANDRDRCYHCKRLLFKRIREIAEEVGLARVAHGANRDDLLDFRPGFRAAEEEGILSPLMTAGLGKAEIRALAGRMGLPNWRRPAMACLATRIPYGEPLTERGLRRVEEAEAYLDDRGFSGIRVRSSLGVARIEAPVEDLHRFLDPGFRAGLMEHFRSLGFSHISIDLEGYLPGKVNRPVD, encoded by the coding sequence ATGAAGAGCCGGACTACGGACATGGACAAGGTCCTGGCCGAAGATAAATTCTCGGCCCTGCTGGACGCCCTGAAAAGGCTGGATTCGCTCGTTGTCGCCTTTTCCGGGGGGGTCGACAGCACACTGCTCCTGGCTGGGGGTAAGGCCGCCCTCGGAAAGGACCGGGTGCTGGCTGTCACGGCTGCATCCGCCATCCGTTCAAGCGGAGAAACATCCTATGCGGTGGAGATGGCGGGCCACCTCGGGGTGCGGCAACGGGTTTTCGATCCTCGGGAAATGGATCTGAAGGCCTTCATGGCCAACGACCGGGACCGTTGTTATCACTGTAAACGTCTTCTTTTCAAACGGATTCGGGAGATCGCCGAAGAAGTTGGCCTTGCCCGCGTGGCCCACGGGGCGAACCGGGACGACCTGTTGGATTTCCGTCCCGGGTTTCGAGCTGCGGAGGAAGAGGGAATTCTTTCGCCCCTGATGACAGCAGGGCTCGGGAAGGCGGAAATCCGTGCGTTGGCGGGCCGTATGGGCCTTCCGAATTGGCGGAGACCTGCCATGGCCTGTTTGGCCACCCGGATTCCCTATGGGGAACCCCTGACGGAACGCGGCCTGAGACGGGTGGAGGAGGCGGAGGCCTATCTCGACGATCGGGGCTTTTCAGGGATCCGGGTCAGAAGCAGCCTGGGAGTCGCCCGGATCGAAGCGCCGGTGGAGGATCTGCACCGGTTCCTGGATCCGGGCTTTCGTGCAGGCCTAATGGAGCACTTCCGGTCGCTCGGTTTCAGCCACATCTCGATCGATCTCGAAGGGTACCTGCCCGGAAAGGTGAATCGGCCGGTCGACTGA